A section of the Ovis canadensis isolate MfBH-ARS-UI-01 breed Bighorn chromosome 1, ARS-UI_OviCan_v2, whole genome shotgun sequence genome encodes:
- the C1H1orf162 gene encoding transmembrane protein C1orf162 homolog isoform X5: protein MGSQMSEPEPNDKGPGTHPTTASAVTSAPCPSGHPSKEHLVLAFFAGVILTLLLMAFVFLIIKSFRKSFILRGGAYLCQHDFQSPQRKRRSPDRECAECCILGSCCLCSDQERHKRTRQTEIKAASLLQT from the exons ATGGGAAGCCAAATGTCCGAACCTGAACCAAACGATA AGGGACCAGGCACCCACCCCACCACAGCCTCGGCAGTGACCTCTGCACCCTGCCCCTCTGGCCACCCCAG CAAAGAACATTTGGTCTTGGCCTTTTTTGCTGGGGTTATACTGACACTGCTGCTGATGGCCTTTGTCTTCCTCATCATAAAGAGCTTCAGAAAAT CTTTCATCCTCAGAGGAGGTGCTTACCTATGCCAGCATGATTTTCAAAGCCCCCAAAGAAAACGGCGCTCACCTGACCGAGAGTGTGCAGAATGCTGTATACTCGGATCCTGCTGTCTATGCTCAG ACCAAGAGAGACATAAGAGGACTCGGCAGACAGAGATCAAAGCAGCATCTTTATTACAAACATAG
- the C1H1orf162 gene encoding transmembrane protein C1orf162 homolog isoform X3 — translation MGSQMSEPEPNDKGPGTHPTTASAVTSAPCPSGHPSKEHLVLAFFAGVILTLLLMAFVFLIIKSFRKCHSSPQTLDPPSDHPAKLSSSEEVLTYASMIFKAPKENGAHLTESVQNAVYSDPAVYAQVKVTNSPCLSSEA, via the exons ATGGGAAGCCAAATGTCCGAACCTGAACCAAACGATA AGGGACCAGGCACCCACCCCACCACAGCCTCGGCAGTGACCTCTGCACCCTGCCCCTCTGGCCACCCCAG CAAAGAACATTTGGTCTTGGCCTTTTTTGCTGGGGTTATACTGACACTGCTGCTGATGGCCTTTGTCTTCCTCATCATAAAGAGCTTCAGAAAAT GTCATTCTAGTCCCCAGACCCTGGATCCTCCTTCAGATCATCCAGCCAAG CTTTCATCCTCAGAGGAGGTGCTTACCTATGCCAGCATGATTTTCAAAGCCCCCAAAGAAAACGGCGCTCACCTGACCGAGAGTGTGCAGAATGCTGTATACTCGGATCCTGCTGTCTATGCTCAGGTTAAAGTGACAAACTCACCTTGCCTCTCCAGTGAGGCTTGA
- the C1H1orf162 gene encoding transmembrane protein C1orf162 homolog isoform X2 yields the protein MGSQMSEPEPNDKGPGTHPTTASAVTSAPCPSGHPSKEHLVLAFFAGVILTLLLMAFVFLIIKSFRKSFILRGGAYLCQHDFQSPQRKRRSPDRECAECCILGSCCLCSEEQSSSTARISLMKVVVSGTNAGSTGVQVPNSTTN from the exons ATGGGAAGCCAAATGTCCGAACCTGAACCAAACGATA AGGGACCAGGCACCCACCCCACCACAGCCTCGGCAGTGACCTCTGCACCCTGCCCCTCTGGCCACCCCAG CAAAGAACATTTGGTCTTGGCCTTTTTTGCTGGGGTTATACTGACACTGCTGCTGATGGCCTTTGTCTTCCTCATCATAAAGAGCTTCAGAAAAT CTTTCATCCTCAGAGGAGGTGCTTACCTATGCCAGCATGATTTTCAAAGCCCCCAAAGAAAACGGCGCTCACCTGACCGAGAGTGTGCAGAATGCTGTATACTCGGATCCTGCTGTCTATGCTCAG AGGAGCAGAGCTCATCCACAGCCAGAATAAGCCTAATGAAAGTGGTGGTATCTGGAACTAACGCAGGATCGACTGGAGTACAAGTCCCAAATTCTACCACTAATTAA
- the C1H1orf162 gene encoding transmembrane protein C1orf162 homolog isoform X4 → MGSQMSEPEPNDKGPGTHPTTASAVTSAPCPSGHPSKEHLVLAFFAGVILTLLLMAFVFLIIKSFRKCHSSPQTLDPPSDHPAKLSSSEEVLTYASMIFKAPKENGAHLTESVQNAVYSDPAVYAQRSRAHPQPE, encoded by the exons ATGGGAAGCCAAATGTCCGAACCTGAACCAAACGATA AGGGACCAGGCACCCACCCCACCACAGCCTCGGCAGTGACCTCTGCACCCTGCCCCTCTGGCCACCCCAG CAAAGAACATTTGGTCTTGGCCTTTTTTGCTGGGGTTATACTGACACTGCTGCTGATGGCCTTTGTCTTCCTCATCATAAAGAGCTTCAGAAAAT GTCATTCTAGTCCCCAGACCCTGGATCCTCCTTCAGATCATCCAGCCAAG CTTTCATCCTCAGAGGAGGTGCTTACCTATGCCAGCATGATTTTCAAAGCCCCCAAAGAAAACGGCGCTCACCTGACCGAGAGTGTGCAGAATGCTGTATACTCGGATCCTGCTGTCTATGCTCAG AGGAGCAGAGCTCATCCACAGCCAGAATAA
- the C1H1orf162 gene encoding transmembrane protein C1orf162 homolog isoform X1, protein MGSQMSEPEPNDKGPGTHPTTASAVTSAPCPSGHPSKEHLVLAFFAGVILTLLLMAFVFLIIKSFRKCHSSPQTLDPPSDHPAKLSSSEEVLTYASMIFKAPKENGAHLTESVQNAVYSDPAVYAQTKRDIRGLGRQRSKQHLYYKHRKI, encoded by the exons ATGGGAAGCCAAATGTCCGAACCTGAACCAAACGATA AGGGACCAGGCACCCACCCCACCACAGCCTCGGCAGTGACCTCTGCACCCTGCCCCTCTGGCCACCCCAG CAAAGAACATTTGGTCTTGGCCTTTTTTGCTGGGGTTATACTGACACTGCTGCTGATGGCCTTTGTCTTCCTCATCATAAAGAGCTTCAGAAAAT GTCATTCTAGTCCCCAGACCCTGGATCCTCCTTCAGATCATCCAGCCAAG CTTTCATCCTCAGAGGAGGTGCTTACCTATGCCAGCATGATTTTCAAAGCCCCCAAAGAAAACGGCGCTCACCTGACCGAGAGTGTGCAGAATGCTGTATACTCGGATCCTGCTGTCTATGCTCAG ACCAAGAGAGACATAAGAGGACTCGGCAGACAGAGATCAAAGCAGCATCTTTATTACAAACATAGGAAAATATAA